From a single Labrenzia sp. PHM005 genomic region:
- a CDS encoding carbohydrate ABC transporter permease has protein sequence MTETTMDRVAKATPPTLARQVRGISDRTIAWLFVAPTIFLLLAVNIFPLIWTIRLSFTNFRANRPNADVKWVGLRNYERILTDSDVWMTMQATAHFLFWTLFFQVLIGFALAWLINRKFKGNDLWTTIIVLPMMLSPAVVGNFWTLLYQPQIGLFNNIVAFFTGADPTTFSMIGDVNLAPWALVIVDTWMWTPFVMLICLAGLRSIPDTIYEAAECDRASPWRQFWTITVPMALPFLMLAVLFRGIENFKMFDLVVQLTGGGPGNTTTLTSIDLKREAFEKWRTGYSSAYAVILFVTVFGLASIYVKALNKVKER, from the coding sequence ATGACTGAGACAACGATGGACCGCGTTGCCAAAGCAACGCCTCCAACACTCGCGCGCCAAGTAAGAGGGATCTCTGACCGCACCATCGCCTGGCTCTTTGTTGCGCCCACCATTTTCCTTTTGCTGGCGGTGAACATCTTTCCGCTCATTTGGACCATCCGGCTGAGCTTCACGAACTTCCGGGCGAACCGGCCGAATGCGGATGTCAAATGGGTGGGGCTGCGCAACTACGAGCGCATCCTGACTGACAGCGATGTCTGGATGACCATGCAGGCCACCGCACACTTCCTGTTCTGGACGCTGTTCTTTCAGGTTTTGATCGGTTTTGCCTTGGCCTGGCTGATCAATCGGAAATTCAAGGGAAATGATCTTTGGACGACAATCATCGTATTGCCGATGATGTTGTCGCCAGCCGTCGTCGGCAATTTTTGGACCTTGCTCTATCAGCCGCAGATTGGCCTATTTAACAACATCGTGGCGTTCTTTACAGGTGCGGATCCGACTACCTTTTCCATGATCGGAGATGTCAATCTGGCACCCTGGGCGCTCGTGATCGTCGACACCTGGATGTGGACGCCGTTCGTGATGCTGATCTGCCTTGCCGGCCTTAGATCGATCCCGGATACGATTTATGAAGCAGCTGAGTGTGACCGCGCGTCCCCGTGGCGGCAGTTCTGGACGATCACGGTTCCGATGGCGCTTCCGTTCCTCATGTTGGCAGTTCTGTTCCGCGGCATTGAGAACTTCAAGATGTTCGATTTGGTGGTTCAGCTCACCGGAGGCGGACCCGGCAACACCACAACGCTCACGTCAATCGACCTGAAGCGGGAAGCCTTTGAAAAATGGCGGACAGGGTATTCATCAGCTTACGCCGTGATCCTCTTCGTCACTGTATTTGGCCTGGCCTCGATCTACGTGAAAGCCCTCAACAAGGTGAAAGAAAGATGA
- a CDS encoding ABC transporter permease, which yields MAIAAATKPRERMNLAFAANRQFWLLMINLAVIALIGFFRPDAFLSWTNFKAVLTLMSYDLLLAVAMTVVLIVRGLDLSVGSVLALTSVVLAMLLKDGTPVYLALILSLGVALLCGAINGVLIVKAGLLPFLVTLAMMTAARGVATVLTTGQYVSFPYAARWFSKFARDEVRIPIGDMVYGFPNMLLITLAVTGLFGLLLWRWAPMRGFFYLGESPEAAKLSGLKVDRIAISAYVLAAAFVWVAAVLMTSANKIGYANYGIGAELRALAAAVIGGASLSGGAGSVLGTFLGVLLLALIGNGFVLLNGDPNWQQATVGAVLILAVAIDAVRRARGGDS from the coding sequence ATGGCGATAGCCGCCGCGACCAAACCGCGCGAGCGTATGAATTTGGCTTTTGCCGCCAATCGCCAGTTCTGGCTGTTGATGATCAACCTGGCAGTCATCGCATTGATCGGCTTTTTCCGGCCAGATGCTTTTTTGAGCTGGACCAATTTCAAGGCGGTGCTGACCTTGATGTCCTACGATCTTCTGCTGGCGGTGGCGATGACCGTAGTGTTGATCGTGCGAGGGCTGGATCTGTCGGTCGGCTCGGTTCTTGCTCTGACCTCTGTCGTTCTTGCCATGTTGCTGAAAGACGGAACTCCGGTCTATCTGGCTCTAATCTTAAGCCTCGGTGTTGCGCTCCTATGCGGAGCGATCAATGGCGTCTTGATCGTCAAGGCTGGCCTGCTGCCCTTCCTTGTCACTCTTGCGATGATGACGGCGGCGCGCGGGGTCGCAACGGTTCTGACGACCGGACAATACGTCTCTTTTCCGTATGCTGCCCGCTGGTTTTCCAAGTTTGCCCGTGACGAAGTCCGGATCCCCATTGGTGACATGGTCTATGGCTTCCCGAATATGCTGTTGATCACTCTTGCGGTGACAGGTCTGTTTGGCCTCTTGCTCTGGCGTTGGGCGCCAATGCGCGGCTTCTTTTACCTCGGCGAAAGCCCGGAAGCGGCCAAACTGTCTGGTTTGAAAGTCGACCGGATCGCCATTTCCGCCTATGTGCTCGCAGCTGCTTTTGTCTGGGTTGCCGCTGTACTCATGACTTCGGCAAACAAGATTGGCTACGCAAACTATGGGATCGGCGCTGAATTACGCGCTCTCGCGGCAGCCGTCATCGGCGGCGCCAGCCTATCTGGCGGGGCTGGATCTGTTCTTGGAACCTTTCTTGGCGTTCTGCTGCTTGCGCTCATCGGCAACGGATTTGTGTTGCTAAACGGTGACCCCAACTGGCAGCAGGCGACTGTTGGTGCCGTTCTTATCCTGGCTGTTGCGATCGATGCTGTCCGCCGGGCCCGCGGAGGAGATTCCTGA
- a CDS encoding ABC transporter permease: MNQKTKKIRPEQVQYIGLILVTLAIAIGFQMVFGNVLTGANLRVLAMNMVFEGIMAIGMTFVIIMGGIDLSVASVFAFAEILVAKLMVEAGLPVFLAVSLTVLASMLIGAINGTLIVLLRVHPLIITLGMLLTLRGVNLAITDGKSISGFSDSFLYLGQGQILGIDVPIWFFAIAALVLGLLLAHHRYFRQLYFIGGSERSARFSGVNTDRVKISIYVLCSTLAGCAGIMAAARYGAAHWGHGNLAELKAIAAVAVGGADIMGGSGTMFGTVLGVIFLAVVHNVFVTSAINPFWYDVVNGAMLLLAVLLSRMIALKNRRDLLSARQMKLDQTPKKLIVEES; this comes from the coding sequence ATGAATCAGAAAACCAAAAAGATACGCCCTGAACAGGTCCAGTACATAGGCCTGATCCTGGTGACACTCGCTATCGCCATTGGCTTCCAGATGGTGTTCGGCAACGTGCTGACTGGCGCAAACTTGCGGGTTCTGGCGATGAATATGGTGTTCGAAGGCATCATGGCTATCGGCATGACCTTTGTGATCATCATGGGCGGCATCGATCTATCTGTTGCATCAGTCTTTGCATTTGCCGAAATCTTGGTTGCAAAGTTGATGGTGGAGGCCGGACTGCCAGTGTTTCTTGCAGTCTCACTGACGGTTCTGGCCTCCATGCTGATTGGCGCGATCAACGGCACGCTGATTGTACTGCTGCGTGTTCATCCGCTTATTATCACATTGGGCATGCTGCTCACGCTGCGCGGTGTTAATCTGGCTATTACCGATGGAAAGTCGATCTCGGGATTTTCCGACAGTTTCCTCTATCTCGGTCAGGGCCAGATCCTTGGTATCGATGTTCCGATTTGGTTTTTTGCCATCGCGGCGTTGGTGCTTGGCTTGTTGCTCGCCCACCACCGGTACTTCCGCCAGCTCTATTTCATTGGCGGTTCTGAGCGCTCGGCCCGGTTTTCTGGCGTCAACACAGATCGGGTAAAAATCTCTATCTACGTCCTGTGCTCAACCTTGGCTGGATGTGCCGGGATCATGGCCGCTGCCCGCTATGGTGCGGCCCACTGGGGCCATGGAAACCTCGCCGAATTGAAAGCCATTGCAGCTGTTGCTGTTGGTGGCGCTGACATCATGGGCGGATCGGGAACCATGTTCGGTACCGTGCTTGGCGTCATTTTTCTGGCTGTTGTGCACAACGTCTTCGTCACCTCAGCCATCAACCCATTTTGGTATGACGTCGTCAATGGCGCCATGCTTCTGCTGGCGGTCCTCTTGAGCCGCATGATCGCTCTCAAAAACCGGCGGGACTTGCTTAGTGCAAGGCAAATGAAACTGGACCAGACCCCTAAAAAATTGATCGTGGAGGAGAGTTGA
- a CDS encoding ABC transporter ATP-binding protein → MADVSLRNISKTFDTTNAVDDVTLTVPDGAFVVLLGPTGAGKTTTLRLIAGLEKPDQGDILIGGRSVVGDTPAQRNVAMVFQQYSLYPHMSVRDNLAFPLRSPMLKTPEDEVVRKVSEVAEVLRIAHKLDNKATALSGGEMQRVSIGRALVRDPSIYLMDEPLSSLDAKLRADLRIELKRVHASLGATFLYVTHDQIEAMTMATHVGVLDEGRLVQVGSPREIYDNPVNLYVAGRLGLPRINALPADIFSGAPVGAKTIALRPEHIRQGEGKQSQVTRIERLGDQTRLHLSLEGHDIVTLADVHTGLEPGDTLAIQPNNALYFDAAGARVA, encoded by the coding sequence ATGGCTGATGTCTCTCTTCGCAATATCTCAAAAACCTTTGACACCACCAATGCAGTCGATGATGTGACCTTAACGGTTCCAGACGGTGCTTTTGTGGTTCTCCTGGGACCAACGGGTGCGGGAAAGACGACGACTTTGCGGTTGATCGCTGGGTTGGAGAAGCCGGACCAAGGCGACATTCTGATCGGCGGGCGTTCTGTCGTTGGGGATACGCCAGCACAGCGCAATGTCGCGATGGTGTTTCAGCAGTACTCTTTGTACCCGCACATGAGTGTTCGGGATAACCTAGCGTTCCCGCTGCGGTCTCCAATGCTCAAAACACCAGAGGATGAGGTTGTCCGCAAAGTGTCTGAAGTTGCGGAAGTTCTGCGGATTGCTCATAAACTTGACAACAAGGCGACCGCGCTTTCGGGCGGGGAAATGCAACGGGTCTCCATTGGGCGAGCGCTTGTGCGGGATCCATCGATCTATTTGATGGACGAACCGCTCAGTTCTCTTGATGCCAAACTTCGGGCGGACTTGCGCATTGAACTAAAACGCGTTCATGCAAGCCTTGGGGCCACGTTTCTTTATGTGACACACGACCAGATTGAAGCGATGACGATGGCGACACATGTCGGCGTTCTGGATGAAGGGCGTTTGGTGCAAGTCGGCAGCCCACGTGAAATTTACGATAATCCGGTGAACCTATACGTTGCCGGACGGCTTGGATTGCCGCGCATCAATGCGCTGCCTGCAGACATCTTTTCCGGTGCTCCAGTTGGTGCCAAGACCATTGCACTTCGGCCAGAACATATCCGGCAAGGAGAGGGCAAGCAGTCACAGGTCACGCGCATAGAGCGCCTTGGCGACCAAACCCGATTACACCTATCTCTGGAGGGTCACGACATCGTGACACTGGCAGATGTCCATACCGGCCTGGAACCCGGCGATACCCTTGCTATTCAACCCAACAATGCTCTGTATTTTGACGCAGCGGGCGCGCGAGTCGCCTGA
- a CDS encoding carbohydrate ABC transporter permease — translation MSSYSVTEPSNGQKWIAGSLVIGYALVTMLPLLWIVATGFKSSADAIAYPPKVVFEPSLEGYVNLFTTQTRQTQEFLDANPPTNWVEEIVHGKGMVIAGPSRYGERFANSVIIGFGSTFLSVFLGTLAAYAFSRFRVPLKDDLLFFILSTRMMPPIAVAIPIFLMFRSLGLSDTHAGMILLYTAVNLSLSVWLLKGFIDEIPREYEEAALIDGYTRFQAFYKVVLPQAATGIASTAIFCLIFAWNEYAFAVLLTSGTAQTAPPFIPTIIGVGGQDWPAVAAGATIFLLPVMVFTILLRKHLLRGITFGAVRK, via the coding sequence ATGAGCAGCTATTCTGTCACTGAGCCGTCTAACGGGCAGAAGTGGATCGCGGGATCACTCGTTATCGGCTATGCCCTTGTCACCATGCTGCCGTTGTTGTGGATCGTCGCAACAGGCTTCAAGTCCTCTGCCGATGCGATCGCCTATCCACCGAAAGTGGTTTTTGAGCCGTCTTTGGAAGGCTACGTCAATCTCTTCACGACCCAAACCCGTCAGACACAGGAGTTTCTGGACGCCAATCCACCGACCAATTGGGTCGAAGAAATCGTCCATGGCAAAGGCATGGTGATTGCCGGGCCGTCCCGCTATGGCGAGCGGTTTGCAAACTCCGTCATCATCGGTTTTGGCTCAACCTTCCTGTCGGTCTTTCTGGGGACACTTGCGGCCTATGCGTTTTCCCGTTTTCGGGTCCCGCTGAAGGATGATCTTCTGTTCTTCATCCTCTCCACACGAATGATGCCACCAATTGCTGTCGCAATTCCGATTTTTCTGATGTTCCGGTCACTTGGATTGAGCGACACGCACGCCGGAATGATCCTGCTTTATACGGCTGTGAACCTCTCTCTCTCCGTTTGGTTGCTGAAGGGGTTTATTGACGAAATACCGCGCGAATATGAAGAGGCAGCGCTCATCGACGGGTACACCCGGTTCCAGGCCTTCTACAAAGTGGTTCTGCCACAGGCGGCAACGGGCATCGCATCAACCGCCATATTCTGCCTGATCTTTGCCTGGAACGAATATGCCTTTGCGGTGTTGCTGACATCAGGCACGGCACAGACGGCCCCACCCTTCATTCCAACCATCATTGGTGTCGGCGGGCAGGATTGGCCGGCTGTGGCTGCCGGGGCAACCATCTTCCTGCTGCCCGTGATGGTGTTCACCATCCTTCTGCGCAAACACCTTCTGCGCGGCATCACATTTGGAGCAGTCCGCAAATGA
- a CDS encoding sugar ABC transporter ATP-binding protein, whose translation MLLAQEITKSFHGNTVLHGVDFELVPGEIHALIGENGAGKSTLVNIISGNLRYDTGKVLLDGDEHAFGHPLEAMRAGIAVVHQELSLVPNATVAENMFLRREITNRFGLNDWPAMTRAAQEIFDRMGVDIDPNALAGSLSTGMQQLVEVAKAVSLDAKYIFMDEPTSSLSEKEIQELFQVVRDLRDKGLGIVFISHKLSELFEISDRITVLRDGRFIGTRLVAETDTGEIIAMMVGRHLTDLYPPKASAPGEVMFRCSGLSAFGTVADVSFEVRRGEILGVAGLVGSGRTEAMLALINATPRIAGSFELEGAGIDISDPADAMKKGIVYVSEDRKGSGLFLTYSIEQNIAAASLMRKSGSMAMVNSGAMAEAANTYIVRMDIRPARPSVAVIDLSGGNQQKVLLSKALEAEPKLLIVDEPTRGVDVGAKSLIHQRLRDLAEAGAAVIMVSSEMPEVLGMSDRVLVFRSGRVSALLDNSKTELGQEEVMAAAIE comes from the coding sequence ATGCTCCTCGCGCAAGAAATTACCAAAAGTTTTCACGGAAACACTGTGTTGCACGGTGTCGATTTTGAGTTGGTGCCAGGCGAAATCCACGCCTTGATCGGAGAAAATGGTGCCGGCAAATCCACCCTCGTCAACATCATTTCCGGCAACCTGCGGTATGACACGGGCAAGGTGCTTTTGGATGGAGATGAGCATGCGTTTGGCCATCCGCTGGAAGCCATGCGTGCCGGAATCGCCGTGGTTCACCAGGAGCTCAGCCTGGTGCCGAATGCTACGGTTGCGGAAAACATGTTCCTGCGCCGGGAAATCACCAATCGGTTTGGTCTGAATGACTGGCCTGCAATGACCCGGGCAGCACAAGAAATCTTCGACCGGATGGGTGTCGATATCGACCCGAATGCGCTCGCCGGTTCGCTCTCTACCGGGATGCAGCAGCTGGTCGAGGTCGCCAAGGCCGTCTCCCTGGATGCCAAATACATCTTTATGGACGAGCCGACGTCTTCTTTGTCAGAGAAGGAAATCCAGGAACTTTTCCAAGTAGTCCGGGATCTGCGGGACAAAGGGCTGGGAATTGTTTTTATTTCTCACAAGCTGTCCGAGCTCTTCGAGATTTCCGATCGGATCACTGTGTTGCGTGATGGCCGCTTCATCGGAACGCGGCTGGTTGCGGAAACCGATACCGGTGAAATCATTGCCATGATGGTCGGCCGTCATCTGACCGACCTTTATCCGCCCAAGGCCAGTGCACCAGGTGAGGTCATGTTCCGTTGCAGTGGCCTTTCGGCCTTCGGCACCGTTGCCGACGTCTCCTTTGAAGTGCGGCGCGGTGAAATCCTCGGTGTTGCAGGGCTCGTCGGTTCTGGCCGGACAGAGGCGATGCTGGCGCTGATCAACGCAACACCCAGAATTGCTGGCTCTTTTGAACTGGAGGGGGCCGGGATCGATATCTCAGATCCTGCCGATGCCATGAAAAAGGGAATTGTTTATGTCTCGGAAGATCGCAAGGGTTCTGGGCTCTTCCTGACATATTCGATTGAACAGAACATCGCCGCGGCATCCCTGATGAGAAAGTCCGGATCGATGGCCATGGTCAACAGCGGCGCCATGGCGGAGGCAGCGAACACCTACATTGTCCGCATGGACATCCGTCCCGCCCGGCCATCAGTGGCGGTGATCGACTTGTCAGGCGGCAACCAGCAAAAAGTTCTGCTCTCCAAAGCTCTGGAAGCAGAACCAAAGTTGCTCATCGTCGACGAGCCGACCCGCGGCGTCGATGTCGGTGCGAAATCCCTTATTCACCAGCGTCTCAGGGATCTCGCTGAGGCCGGGGCGGCCGTGATTATGGTGTCCTCTGAAATGCCTGAGGTCCTTGGCATGTCGGACCGCGTTCTGGTTTTTCGCAGCGGGCGGGTCTCCGCACTCCTTGACAACAGCAAGACTGAGCTTGGCCAGGAAGAGGTCATGGCTGCGGCCATTGAATAG
- a CDS encoding ABC transporter ATP-binding protein produces the protein MAEIVIQNLRKEFGSFTAVQSSSFKIEDGEFFMLLGPSGCGKTTTLRMIAGLELPTSGEIYIGGEEVGQKPASQRDIAFVFQMFALYPHLNVRKNISYPLVSQGMPRAQVNEKVAEVAKTLGIENILNRPVGGLSGGDRQRVALGRAIVRNPKCFLMDEPLGALDAEFREYMSEELRALHDRMGATTVYVTHDQLEAMQMGDKIVVMNHGVVEQFGTPQDIYDKPATMFVAEFIGSPSMNFLKFHGSLDFGATEVEMHHEKLNIPALREPFDGDIVYGVRPEHISFSDTGGYRGEVIATEYLGTTQIVTLNTHNGEVKARIASNQPARTGDRVGLEFNGATVTLFDNQSGRAIRSDLNEGVLSHG, from the coding sequence ATGGCAGAAATCGTAATTCAAAATCTGCGCAAAGAGTTCGGGTCTTTCACGGCGGTGCAATCCTCGTCGTTCAAGATTGAAGATGGTGAATTCTTCATGCTGCTGGGGCCGTCTGGCTGCGGTAAGACGACAACCCTTCGGATGATTGCCGGCCTAGAACTTCCAACTTCCGGCGAGATCTACATCGGCGGAGAGGAAGTCGGGCAAAAACCTGCCAGTCAACGCGACATCGCCTTTGTGTTTCAGATGTTTGCTCTGTATCCGCACCTGAATGTGCGCAAGAACATCAGCTACCCGCTGGTCAGCCAAGGCATGCCGCGGGCGCAGGTGAACGAGAAAGTCGCGGAAGTTGCCAAGACATTGGGGATTGAAAACATCCTCAATAGACCCGTCGGCGGGCTATCGGGCGGCGACCGCCAGCGTGTCGCGCTCGGGCGTGCAATCGTGCGAAATCCGAAGTGTTTTCTCATGGATGAACCGCTTGGGGCACTCGATGCGGAATTTCGCGAATATATGTCGGAGGAACTGCGGGCGCTTCACGACCGGATGGGCGCAACGACGGTCTATGTGACTCATGATCAACTGGAAGCGATGCAGATGGGCGACAAAATCGTCGTGATGAACCACGGCGTTGTTGAGCAGTTCGGTACGCCGCAGGACATCTACGATAAACCGGCCACCATGTTTGTCGCGGAGTTCATTGGGTCGCCGTCCATGAACTTCCTGAAGTTTCACGGCAGTCTTGATTTCGGCGCAACCGAAGTTGAGATGCACCATGAAAAACTAAACATACCGGCACTGCGCGAACCGTTTGATGGCGACATCGTCTATGGCGTGCGGCCTGAGCACATTTCCTTTTCCGATACAGGCGGATACCGGGGCGAGGTGATTGCAACCGAGTATCTCGGAACGACCCAGATTGTCACTCTGAACACCCACAATGGTGAGGTCAAAGCGCGCATCGCATCCAATCAACCGGCCCGGACCGGCGACAGGGTAGGGCTCGAGTTTAATGGTGCCACCGTGACGCTGTTCGACAATCAATCCGGCCGGGCAATCCGATCAGACTTAAACGAAGGAGTGCTGTCCCATGGCTGA
- a CDS encoding GntR family transcriptional regulator: protein MLQEPFIVPDRILAGIDDNQPRAQQMYSLIRSLIIEMELNPGSPISEKAIGEAMSVSRTPLREALLKLADEGFVTIVPNMGTFVSKIDLATVFEGQFVRRALELETTRVAALKMDAEFLRELDVNMYQQQRCASDMDEAAFYQADEEFHRIISSIAASKRVWKTIHVAKGQLDRVRRLAFPLPDHMKVVLEEHTAIYEGLKNNDPAAAVAAMEIHLARIFITLQTLCESRPELFSEDAADMIAEHAKLLSP, encoded by the coding sequence TTGCTGCAGGAACCCTTTATAGTTCCAGACCGGATCCTGGCCGGGATTGACGACAACCAGCCACGCGCTCAGCAAATGTACAGCCTGATCCGCAGCTTGATCATCGAGATGGAACTCAACCCCGGCAGCCCAATTTCGGAAAAGGCCATCGGCGAAGCCATGTCGGTGTCACGCACTCCTCTGCGCGAGGCACTTTTAAAGCTTGCCGACGAAGGCTTTGTCACCATCGTGCCCAACATGGGCACGTTCGTATCGAAGATCGATCTAGCAACGGTTTTCGAAGGGCAATTCGTCCGGCGGGCCTTGGAATTGGAAACAACCCGGGTTGCCGCACTAAAGATGGACGCCGAATTTCTTCGCGAGCTCGACGTCAACATGTACCAGCAGCAGCGCTGCGCATCAGACATGGATGAAGCGGCTTTTTATCAAGCGGATGAGGAGTTTCACCGAATTATTAGCTCAATCGCGGCCTCAAAACGGGTCTGGAAAACCATTCATGTCGCCAAGGGCCAGCTGGACAGAGTACGCAGACTGGCGTTCCCCCTGCCTGATCATATGAAGGTCGTCTTGGAAGAACACACGGCGATTTATGAGGGATTGAAAAACAACGATCCGGCGGCAGCAGTCGCGGCGATGGAGATCCATCTTGCCCGGATTTTCATAACACTCCAGACCTTGTGCGAGAGCCGGCCCGAACTGTTTTCAGAAGATGCGGCCGATATGATTGCAGAACATGCCAAATTGCTGTCGCCTTAA
- a CDS encoding dihydroxyacetone kinase subunit DhaK produces MKQFINTKETLVTEAIDGSLRTGGGRLARLDGYPHIKVVVRTDWDKSKVALVSGGGSGHEPSHAGFVGQGMLTAAVCGEVFASPSVDAVLAGILAVTGKAGCLVIVKNYTGDRLNFGLAVERARAFGLKVNMVIVDDDIALPDLPQSRGVAGTLFVHKIAGALADQGAGLQAVTDAAERVIDGAVSIGMSLDTCTVPGSPKEDRIEPGKAELGLGIHGEAGVEQVAFSNAKTAMAMVVDRLETSLQPGPHVALLNNLGGTTPLEMAVLAEELTHSRIGPQIRWLIGPAPLMTSLDMHGFSVSLLPVSQTEEALLQAPVAPWAWPGCLALGAVSVLPLPDGLSPIQPLPSQDERTQDFIERCCSILIAAEADLNALDAKSGDGDTGTTLAAAARALIEALPRLPLADTTQLYRAIGLELSQVMGGSSGVLLAIFFAAAGDASSSGQNSIGALKAGLERVMQVGGAGPGDRTMIDALLPALDALDNGLEAAASAARQGADATSRITRARAGRASYVSESSLSGHNDPGAEAVALLFEQILTRHALSA; encoded by the coding sequence ATGAAACAATTTATCAATACAAAAGAAACGCTGGTCACCGAAGCTATCGATGGCTCGCTTCGGACAGGTGGCGGGCGGTTGGCCAGGCTCGACGGCTACCCGCATATCAAAGTGGTCGTGCGCACCGACTGGGATAAATCCAAAGTTGCGCTGGTGTCTGGTGGCGGTTCCGGCCACGAGCCGAGCCATGCGGGTTTTGTCGGACAGGGGATGTTGACGGCCGCTGTCTGCGGTGAAGTGTTTGCTTCGCCATCGGTCGATGCGGTTCTTGCCGGTATTCTGGCCGTAACCGGCAAGGCCGGCTGCCTTGTCATTGTGAAGAACTATACCGGTGATCGATTGAATTTTGGCCTTGCTGTCGAAAGGGCCCGTGCGTTTGGCCTCAAGGTCAACATGGTCATCGTCGACGATGACATTGCGTTGCCGGACCTGCCGCAATCCCGCGGTGTTGCAGGGACCCTCTTTGTGCACAAAATCGCTGGCGCCCTGGCCGATCAAGGTGCCGGTTTGCAGGCGGTCACCGACGCTGCTGAACGCGTGATTGATGGTGCTGTGTCAATTGGCATGTCATTGGATACCTGTACAGTCCCGGGCTCACCGAAGGAAGACCGGATCGAACCCGGCAAGGCAGAACTGGGGCTTGGCATTCACGGCGAAGCCGGTGTTGAGCAAGTCGCATTTTCAAATGCCAAAACAGCCATGGCGATGGTTGTCGATCGGCTCGAAACGTCACTTCAACCAGGTCCTCATGTCGCCCTATTGAACAATTTGGGTGGAACAACACCCCTTGAGATGGCCGTTTTGGCCGAAGAGTTGACCCACTCGCGTATTGGGCCGCAAATTCGCTGGCTGATCGGTCCGGCTCCGTTGATGACGTCCCTGGATATGCATGGCTTTTCGGTTTCTTTGTTGCCGGTGAGCCAGACGGAAGAAGCTCTCTTGCAGGCCCCCGTGGCACCGTGGGCCTGGCCTGGGTGTCTGGCGCTCGGGGCGGTTTCGGTTCTGCCGCTTCCAGATGGGCTCTCACCGATCCAGCCGCTGCCATCACAGGATGAAAGGACACAAGATTTCATTGAACGGTGTTGCAGCATCTTGATTGCCGCTGAGGCGGATCTGAATGCTCTGGACGCAAAATCGGGGGATGGAGACACCGGGACAACATTGGCGGCCGCTGCCCGCGCGCTGATCGAAGCACTTCCCAGGCTTCCTTTGGCCGACACAACGCAGCTTTATCGGGCGATTGGCTTGGAATTGAGCCAGGTTATGGGGGGATCGTCCGGCGTGCTTCTGGCGATCTTTTTCGCTGCTGCCGGAGACGCGTCCTCCAGTGGTCAGAATTCAATCGGGGCTTTGAAAGCGGGACTTGAAAGGGTCATGCAGGTGGGCGGCGCTGGTCCGGGCGATCGGACAATGATCGATGCGCTTCTGCCGGCCTTGGATGCGCTTGATAATGGCTTGGAGGCGGCGGCTTCGGCCGCGCGCCAGGGGGCAGATGCAACCTCCCGGATTACCCGTGCCAGAGCGGGGCGGGCTAGTTATGTCTCTGAGAGCAGTCTGTCAGGCCACAACGACCCGGGAGCCGAAGCTGTCGCGCTGTTGTTTGAGCAAATTCTCACCAGGCACGCGCTTTCTGCTTAA